In Caldicellulosiruptor obsidiansis OB47, a single window of DNA contains:
- a CDS encoding glycoside hydrolase family protein: protein MKRGIKRLALPSLNTKHLFRMTDSTGILQHAKFSVPNYKEGYTTDDNARALIVALRLYEKTGDKSYLDLVYRYMAFLYNAYTEDGFFRNFMNYSRVFLDERGTEDCFARSLIALSYVYSSEVLDSSIKELAYVMLKRSLRNVLHLSYPISIAYAVVALSILHDIKEFSSEAKMYLEALSEKLLNFYHKHSDENWKWFSDKLTYANAIIPYALFRSFAVTEKEKYLKVAKEALDFLSGILFENGFLRVIGNRGWYEKGKERPYFDEQPIDACDCVIAYTEAYKITEEKEYKEKALKAFKWFLGENIHKTPLYDEKTGGCRDGIEEDGINQNQGAESTICYLLARLFIEELVKSEEKNKEVV, encoded by the coding sequence ATGAAAAGAGGAATAAAGCGTCTTGCCCTTCCTTCTTTGAACACAAAACATCTTTTTAGAATGACAGACTCAACGGGAATTTTGCAGCACGCTAAATTCTCAGTCCCAAACTACAAAGAAGGATATACAACAGATGACAATGCAAGAGCGTTGATTGTTGCCTTGAGGCTGTATGAAAAGACAGGAGACAAATCTTACCTTGACCTTGTTTACAGATACATGGCATTTCTATATAATGCTTATACTGAAGATGGCTTTTTCAGAAATTTTATGAATTATTCAAGGGTGTTTCTGGACGAAAGAGGCACGGAAGATTGTTTTGCAAGGTCTTTGATTGCTCTTTCGTATGTTTACAGTTCTGAGGTACTTGATAGCTCTATTAAGGAACTTGCATATGTAATGTTAAAACGCTCACTCAGAAATGTTTTGCACCTCAGCTATCCAATTAGCATTGCATATGCAGTAGTTGCACTTTCGATATTGCATGACATAAAGGAGTTTTCAAGTGAGGCAAAGATGTACTTAGAAGCCCTTTCTGAAAAACTTTTAAACTTTTACCATAAACACTCAGACGAGAACTGGAAATGGTTTTCTGACAAGCTCACATATGCCAATGCAATAATTCCTTATGCTTTGTTTAGGTCTTTTGCAGTTACAGAAAAAGAAAAGTATTTAAAGGTTGCAAAAGAAGCTCTTGATTTTTTGTCTGGTATTTTATTTGAAAATGGCTTTTTGAGAGTTATAGGGAATAGAGGATGGTATGAAAAAGGGAAAGAACGTCCTTATTTTGATGAGCAACCAATTGATGCATGTGATTGTGTGATTGCCTATACTGAGGCTTATAAAATCACTGAAGAAAAAGAATACAAAGAAAAAGCTCTCAAAGCTTTCAAGTGGTTTTTAGGTGAAAATATTCACAAAACGCCTCTGTATGATGAAAAAACAGGAGGATGTAGAGACGGTATAGAAGAGGATGGCATTAACCAGAACCAGGGTGCAGAGTCTACCATTTGCTACCTCTTAGCACGGCTTTTCATTGAAGAGCTTGTTAAAAGTGAGGAAAAGAACAAAGAGGTTGTGTAA
- a CDS encoding tRNA (adenine(22)-N(1))-methyltransferase, with protein MISKRIEEIINLLDRCNTLADIGCDHGYVAVEAIKREIANKVFAVDINFHPLLKAKELSKKENVDDKIEFLLGNGFDPIEEEVDEAVIAGMGAENICSILSEAKDRISNTTLILQPMKDIELLRKWLFENGFDILKEKVVKDKNRFYVIIKSTFLLDKISFTDKDIYIGRYIIDRTEEGYEFLLKIKEKMQKIFKMKTINFLDTSHEEKILTMLEEELKKW; from the coding sequence GTGATTTCAAAGCGAATTGAAGAAATCATAAATCTTTTGGATAGGTGCAATACTCTTGCTGATATAGGATGTGACCACGGGTATGTTGCGGTAGAAGCTATCAAAAGAGAAATTGCAAATAAAGTCTTTGCAGTTGACATCAATTTTCATCCTCTTTTGAAAGCAAAAGAGCTTTCTAAGAAAGAAAATGTAGATGATAAAATAGAGTTTTTGCTTGGCAACGGATTTGACCCAATTGAAGAAGAAGTTGATGAAGCTGTTATAGCAGGAATGGGAGCGGAAAACATATGTAGTATTTTATCTGAAGCAAAAGATAGAATATCTAATACTACTTTGATATTACAGCCAATGAAAGATATTGAACTTTTGCGAAAATGGTTGTTTGAAAATGGTTTTGACATATTGAAAGAAAAGGTTGTAAAAGATAAAAACAGATTTTATGTTATTATAAAATCTACCTTCTTGCTGGATAAAATTTCTTTTACAGACAAAGATATTTACATTGGAAGATACATTATTGACAGAACAGAAGAAGGTTATGAATTTCTTTTGAAAATTAAGGAGAAAATGCAAAAAATATTTAAGATGAAAACAATAAATTTTTTGGACACCTCGCATGAAGAAAAGATTTTAACTATGCTTGAGGAGGAATTGAAAAAGTGGTAA
- a CDS encoding Nif3-like dinuclear metal center hexameric protein produces the protein MVSVQEIVSFLETYFPKKLSYEWDNCGLQVGSFSDKVDSILVCIDITEEVIKEALEVGAKLIISHHPLIFQGIKSIKDDTPEGKIIIDAIKNGINIYSAHTSADVSKHGINHWLAKLLGLENIEGLSIKQKNGYYKVVVYVPVDYAENVLEAMANEGAGFVGKYSHCFFAVEGEGTFKPHEGANPFLGQVGKIEKVKEVRLESIVPEDKLKNVIKSMLKAHPYEEVAYDIYRLENEISYESLGVVGKREVLAKELILELKKKLNLDFVKASIQKDVFKKIAIVSGSGKDLIKDAYFKGADCLITGEVGHHGILLAKSLSMSIIELGHYESEKVFVDIVYNLFEDFKKKDELKIHKSKIKTSFTNIY, from the coding sequence GTGGTAAGTGTTCAGGAAATAGTTTCTTTTCTAGAGACCTATTTTCCCAAGAAGCTTTCATACGAATGGGATAACTGCGGTCTTCAGGTTGGAAGTTTTTCAGACAAGGTAGATTCGATTTTAGTCTGTATTGATATAACCGAAGAGGTTATAAAAGAAGCATTAGAAGTTGGGGCAAAGCTTATAATTTCTCATCATCCTCTTATTTTTCAGGGAATTAAAAGCATAAAAGATGACACACCAGAAGGAAAGATTATTATAGATGCCATCAAGAACGGCATAAATATATACTCTGCTCACACCAGTGCAGATGTCTCAAAACACGGTATAAACCACTGGCTTGCCAAACTGTTAGGGCTTGAAAACATTGAAGGTTTGAGCATAAAACAAAAAAATGGGTATTATAAAGTTGTTGTGTATGTGCCTGTAGATTATGCTGAAAATGTTTTAGAGGCTATGGCAAATGAAGGTGCAGGTTTTGTTGGAAAATATAGTCACTGCTTTTTTGCAGTTGAAGGTGAAGGTACATTCAAGCCTCACGAAGGTGCAAATCCTTTTTTAGGTCAAGTAGGAAAGATAGAGAAGGTTAAAGAGGTGAGGCTTGAGAGTATAGTACCTGAGGATAAGCTCAAAAATGTGATAAAATCGATGTTAAAAGCTCATCCTTATGAAGAGGTCGCATATGACATATACAGGCTTGAAAATGAAATATCATATGAAAGTTTAGGAGTTGTTGGTAAAAGAGAAGTTTTAGCAAAAGAGCTTATTTTGGAGCTGAAAAAAAAGCTGAATCTTGACTTTGTAAAAGCAAGTATTCAAAAAGATGTTTTTAAAAAGATAGCCATTGTCAGTGGTTCTGGTAAGGACCTTATAAAAGATGCATATTTCAAAGGTGCAGACTGTCTTATCACAGGGGAAGTTGGTCATCACGGGATTTTGCTGGCAAAGTCACTATCCATGAGCATAATAGAGCTTGGTCATTATGAGAGTGAGAAGGTATTTGTGGATATAGTTTACAACCTTTTTGAGGACTTTAAGAAAAAAGATGAGCTGAAGATACACAAGTCCAAAATCAAAACCAGCTTTACAAATATTTACTAA
- the ligA gene encoding NAD-dependent DNA ligase LigA, whose translation MSEFIKKRIRELVDLINYHDYKYYVEDNPEISDYEYDMLYRELVELEKQYPEYVLPDSPTQRVGGKVKEGFKEVVHRVPLLSLSNVFNEGELYDFDRRLKELLGTLDFDYVVEYKIDGLSVALEYENGLFVRGATRGDGNIGEDVTENLKTIRSIPLRLKEDVSIVVRGEVFMPKDEFIKLNQEREENEEPLFANPRNAAAGSLRQLDPKITAQRKLDIFVFNVQWCEKELETHAEALEFLRHLGFKVSPDYVVCRDIKEAFEAIKKIEEKRDLLPFEIDGAVVKLNQLRLRDVAGETAKSPRWAVAYKFPPEKKETKLLDIEVNVGRTGILTPTAILEPVRISGSVVSRATLHNMDYIRQKDIRIGDTVIVQKAAEIIPEVVEVVFSKRTGQEKIFEMPKKCPVCGADVIKFEDEVAYRCTGVECPAKSYRLILHFVSRDAMDIAGMGEMIVKTLFERGLIKTPADIYYLKFEDLVNLERFGVKSTNNLLKAIQASKNRPLDRLIYALGIRHIGQKAAKTLAEHISSIDDLFTITEEQLLSLPDFGEKMAKSVVTFFKQEQTRHLIERLKAAGVNTVSEKKAKSDILKGYTFVLTGALSKYSRNEAKEILESLGAKVTESVSKKTTAVIVGQDPGSKYTKAQQLGVKILNEEDFERLVKASSREEVEKMLME comes from the coding sequence ATGAGCGAGTTTATAAAAAAGAGAATAAGAGAACTTGTTGATCTTATCAATTATCATGATTATAAATACTATGTTGAAGATAATCCGGAGATAAGCGACTATGAATATGATATGTTATATCGTGAGCTTGTTGAGCTGGAAAAACAATACCCTGAATATGTTTTACCTGATTCTCCCACTCAAAGGGTTGGTGGAAAGGTAAAAGAAGGGTTTAAAGAGGTAGTACATCGGGTGCCTCTTCTTTCGCTTTCAAATGTGTTCAATGAGGGGGAACTTTACGATTTTGACAGAAGACTAAAGGAACTTCTTGGGACGCTTGATTTTGACTATGTTGTTGAATACAAGATTGATGGGCTATCTGTTGCGCTTGAGTATGAAAATGGTCTTTTTGTCAGAGGTGCAACCCGTGGTGATGGGAATATAGGCGAGGATGTGACAGAAAACTTAAAGACTATAAGGTCTATTCCGCTTAGGCTAAAAGAAGACGTCTCCATCGTTGTGCGTGGAGAAGTTTTCATGCCAAAGGATGAGTTTATAAAGCTCAACCAGGAAAGGGAAGAGAATGAAGAGCCTCTTTTTGCAAATCCACGAAATGCAGCGGCAGGGTCGCTTCGTCAGCTTGACCCAAAAATAACAGCCCAAAGAAAGCTTGATATATTTGTCTTCAATGTTCAGTGGTGTGAAAAAGAGCTTGAAACACATGCAGAGGCGCTTGAGTTTTTAAGACATCTGGGATTTAAAGTTTCACCTGATTATGTTGTTTGCAGAGATATTAAAGAAGCATTTGAAGCTATAAAGAAGATTGAAGAAAAAAGGGACTTACTTCCTTTTGAGATAGACGGTGCTGTTGTGAAACTGAACCAGCTAAGACTGCGAGATGTTGCAGGAGAAACAGCAAAATCACCCAGATGGGCTGTTGCTTATAAATTCCCTCCAGAGAAAAAAGAGACAAAGCTTTTGGATATTGAGGTCAATGTGGGACGCACAGGTATTCTAACACCAACCGCAATTTTGGAGCCTGTAAGAATTTCAGGCTCTGTTGTCTCAAGAGCCACTCTTCATAACATGGATTATATAAGACAAAAAGATATTAGGATTGGCGATACTGTTATAGTACAAAAAGCTGCAGAGATTATACCTGAGGTTGTTGAAGTTGTGTTTTCAAAGCGAACAGGACAAGAGAAAATTTTTGAGATGCCCAAAAAATGTCCTGTTTGTGGAGCAGATGTTATAAAATTTGAAGATGAGGTTGCTTACAGGTGCACAGGTGTTGAATGCCCTGCTAAAAGTTACAGGTTAATTTTGCACTTTGTTTCACGCGATGCAATGGACATCGCTGGCATGGGCGAAATGATTGTAAAAACCTTGTTTGAAAGAGGTCTTATAAAGACTCCTGCTGATATTTATTATTTGAAGTTTGAAGACTTGGTAAATTTAGAGCGTTTTGGTGTAAAGTCAACAAATAATTTGTTGAAAGCTATACAGGCATCTAAAAACAGACCGTTAGACAGGCTAATATATGCGCTTGGAATAAGGCACATTGGGCAAAAAGCTGCAAAGACTCTTGCTGAGCATATATCGTCTATAGATGACCTTTTTACTATAACAGAAGAGCAGCTTTTAAGTCTTCCTGACTTTGGTGAAAAGATGGCAAAAAGCGTTGTGACATTTTTCAAGCAGGAACAGACAAGACATCTAATAGAAAGACTAAAAGCAGCTGGTGTAAATACTGTTTCTGAAAAGAAAGCAAAGTCAGATATTTTAAAAGGCTACACATTTGTTTTGACAGGAGCTTTGTCAAAGTATAGTAGAAATGAAGCGAAAGAGATTTTAGAAAGTCTTGGTGCAAAGGTGACAGAAAGTGTTTCTAAAAAGACAACAGCTGTGATTGTAGGTCAGGACCCAGGAAGCAAATATACAAAGGCTCAGCAGCTTGGTGTTAAGATTTTGAACGAAGAGGATTTTGAAAGGTTAGTTAAAGCTTCATCCCGCGAGGAAGTAGAAAAGATGTTGATGGAGTGA
- a CDS encoding ABC1 kinase family protein: MPNTKRKRINRLRFIINVFVKHGFGYIFSSTPLVKFKRFSDNKANRGQRLKNALEELGTTFIKMGQLLANRPDLVPEDIIAELKNLQEKVKPFSFDEAKSILVRNDIFDKFEYIEKDPIATASIGQVHIGYLNGKKVAVKIRRPNVDYEVKTDIEILKRISAILDKYSPVRNIVSFSAIVNEVANVLLKEIDFRFEQNNIKKLKKALSAKEVIIPDIYEELCSEEVLITSFVEAKTLGTIEVEKIPLIERMKLGKKLVNLYLSQIFELGVFHADPHPGNILITDNFEIAFVDFGMVGYLSRQDRENLSNLLLGIVLNDKKRTLKAFKELGIIQKGIDANKFYNDIESIVNHYINQPISSIKVADVFNDVFKLTFRYKLKIPQQFVLFGRTLSLLENDIALLKVDLSILEAILPYVNRLVFKNRLSKLSVANLFNILSSYFSLLEFLPKKTETILEKLEEDELTVNIEIKNIEKILHQMERLANKVSLAVILLSVSIIIAGMTVGGLLSPALYKTILSAWYLWALRLGILILIILIIIMLVMIIRKEK, translated from the coding sequence TTGCCAAACACAAAAAGAAAAAGGATAAACAGGCTCAGGTTTATAATAAATGTCTTTGTAAAACATGGTTTTGGTTATATCTTTAGCAGCACACCGCTTGTAAAATTTAAAAGGTTTTCTGATAACAAGGCAAACAGGGGACAGAGGCTCAAAAATGCTTTAGAGGAACTTGGAACAACTTTTATAAAGATGGGGCAACTTCTTGCAAACAGACCTGACCTTGTGCCTGAGGATATTATAGCAGAGCTGAAAAATCTTCAGGAAAAGGTAAAACCATTTTCCTTTGATGAAGCAAAGAGTATTTTAGTCAGAAACGATATTTTTGATAAGTTTGAGTATATAGAAAAAGACCCAATTGCAACAGCTTCGATTGGTCAGGTGCACATAGGTTATTTAAATGGCAAAAAGGTTGCTGTAAAAATACGAAGACCTAATGTTGACTATGAGGTTAAGACTGATATAGAGATATTAAAAAGAATAAGCGCGATTTTAGATAAATATTCACCAGTAAGGAATATTGTGAGTTTTTCGGCTATAGTTAATGAAGTTGCAAATGTGCTTTTAAAAGAGATAGATTTCAGGTTTGAACAAAACAACATAAAAAAACTCAAGAAAGCTCTTTCAGCCAAGGAAGTTATTATTCCTGACATATATGAGGAGCTTTGCTCTGAAGAGGTGCTTATTACAAGTTTTGTTGAGGCAAAGACATTAGGTACTATAGAGGTTGAGAAAATTCCCTTGATAGAGAGAATGAAACTTGGTAAAAAACTTGTAAATCTGTATCTTTCGCAGATATTTGAGCTGGGAGTATTTCATGCAGACCCTCATCCAGGTAATATTTTAATTACAGACAATTTTGAAATTGCTTTTGTGGACTTTGGGATGGTAGGATATCTCAGTAGGCAGGATAGAGAAAATCTTTCTAATTTACTTTTGGGAATAGTTCTGAATGATAAAAAAAGGACATTAAAGGCTTTTAAAGAGCTTGGAATAATTCAAAAAGGCATTGATGCTAACAAATTTTACAATGATATTGAAAGTATTGTTAATCACTATATAAACCAGCCCATCAGTTCTATTAAGGTAGCAGATGTGTTCAATGATGTGTTTAAGCTTACGTTTAGGTATAAGCTAAAAATTCCGCAGCAGTTTGTTCTGTTTGGCAGGACGCTCAGCCTTCTTGAGAATGACATTGCTCTTTTGAAAGTTGATTTAAGTATTTTAGAAGCGATTTTGCCCTATGTAAACAGGCTTGTGTTCAAAAATAGGCTTTCCAAACTCAGCGTTGCTAATTTGTTTAACATCTTGTCATCTTACTTTAGTTTACTTGAGTTTTTGCCCAAAAAGACAGAGACAATATTAGAAAAACTTGAAGAGGACGAACTTACAGTTAATATTGAGATAAAAAATATAGAAAAAATTTTACATCAAATGGAAAGGCTCGCAAACAAAGTTTCGCTTGCAGTGATTCTTCTTTCGGTAAGTATAATAATTGCAGGTATGACGGTTGGAGGTTTGCTTTCCCCAGCATTGTATAAAACAATTTTATCAGCATGGTATTTATGGGCTTTAAGATTGGGTATATTAATATTGATTATTCTTATTATCATTATGCTTGTTATGATTATAAGGAAAGAAAAATGA
- a CDS encoding phasin family protein, with the protein MKDLLEKIINIGLGVFAISKEKVEKFVNELAEKGEISKNEVQEMVNKILEKGEEQKRELNDYIAKQVENILNKMNLATKSEIISEERIREIIREELSKQKNE; encoded by the coding sequence ATGAAAGATTTATTAGAAAAGATTATCAACATTGGGCTTGGAGTTTTTGCCATCTCAAAAGAAAAAGTAGAAAAGTTTGTGAATGAGCTTGCTGAAAAAGGTGAGATTAGCAAAAATGAAGTGCAGGAAATGGTAAATAAGATTTTAGAAAAGGGTGAGGAGCAGAAAAGGGAGCTGAACGATTATATTGCAAAACAGGTTGAGAACATTTTAAACAAGATGAACCTTGCAACAAAATCAGAAATTATATCAGAGGAGAGAATAAGAGAAATAATAAGAGAAGAACTTTCAAAGCAAAAGAATGAGTAG
- the cysK gene encoding cysteine synthase A: MIHNSILELIGKTPLVRLNKLSKDLDAEIVAKVEYFNPGGSVKDRIGLAMIEDAEKRGLINKDTVIIEPTSGNTGIALAMVCAVKGYKLILTMPETMSIERRKLLRAYGAQIVLTPGEKGMKGAIEKAFEIYSSTPNAFMPQQFENLSNPEIHRKTTALEIWNDTNGNVDIFVAGVGTGGTVTGVGEVLKEKKPSVKIVAVEPFDSAVLSGETPRPHKIQGIGAGFVPKVLNTKIYDQIIKVKSEDAYEMSRYLAREEGILVGISSGAALYAAVEVARKQENKKKMIVVLLPDTGERYLSTDLFDVGI; encoded by the coding sequence ATGATTCATAACAGTATTTTAGAACTGATTGGTAAAACGCCTCTGGTAAGACTAAATAAGCTTTCAAAAGATCTTGATGCAGAGATAGTGGCAAAAGTAGAATATTTTAATCCGGGAGGAAGTGTAAAAGATAGAATTGGACTTGCTATGATCGAAGATGCTGAAAAGAGGGGCTTAATAAACAAAGATACAGTTATAATTGAGCCAACAAGTGGCAATACAGGTATTGCTCTTGCTATGGTTTGTGCTGTTAAAGGGTATAAGCTTATTCTAACAATGCCAGAGACAATGAGCATTGAAAGAAGAAAACTTCTAAGAGCATACGGTGCCCAGATAGTTTTGACACCCGGTGAAAAAGGCATGAAAGGCGCAATTGAAAAGGCTTTTGAGATTTATAGTTCAACTCCTAATGCATTTATGCCACAGCAGTTTGAAAACCTTTCAAACCCTGAAATTCACAGAAAAACAACCGCACTTGAAATTTGGAATGATACAAATGGTAATGTTGACATATTTGTTGCTGGGGTTGGCACAGGTGGAACAGTCACAGGAGTAGGTGAGGTTTTGAAAGAGAAAAAGCCGTCTGTTAAGATTGTAGCAGTTGAACCTTTTGATTCTGCAGTTTTATCAGGAGAAACTCCGCGTCCTCATAAAATACAGGGAATTGGGGCGGGATTTGTTCCAAAGGTATTGAATACGAAAATATATGATCAAATAATAAAGGTAAAATCTGAAGATGCGTATGAGATGTCGAGATATTTAGCAAGAGAAGAAGGTATTTTAGTTGGAATATCATCTGGTGCAGCACTCTATGCTGCTGTTGAAGTTGCCAGAAAACAAGAAAATAAGAAAAAGATGATTGTTGTTCTTCTTCCAGACACTGGAGAGAGGTATTTATCTACTGATTTGTTTGATGTTGGGATATAA
- a CDS encoding KaiC domain-containing protein, which yields MAAKETTAQKTQDTAAPKTQETTILQDAVKLKDLSKNAPELFGVKTGVDGIDKLFYKLEFSKDQEKPVIKPLGGIPAYSVINVSGVADTGKSLFAEQFAVTQANEGNNVLYVTVETPAEFLYSSLLFRANAMNIDKSKVEENIYILDVTRDFNIRGNINNFIKTIDNAASKFNIKNVVIDSITGFFESKEIYAREIVRTIYNFLKSKKLTTLMISQKRSGQEHLSAEAAGGYAVSHIVDGTIVFSKQVIMNKFDSSTFKKPIGEVIRLLRVDGCRMCGHDSKTYVFEIDQTGLIKVLYPLTSITNSNLNEKN from the coding sequence GTGGCAGCAAAAGAGACCACAGCTCAGAAAACTCAAGATACAGCAGCTCCAAAAACTCAAGAGACAACTATTCTACAAGATGCTGTGAAGCTCAAAGACCTATCAAAAAATGCACCTGAACTTTTTGGTGTAAAGACAGGAGTAGATGGAATAGACAAGCTATTTTACAAGCTTGAGTTTTCAAAAGACCAGGAAAAACCTGTGATAAAACCACTCGGTGGGATTCCTGCGTACTCGGTCATAAACGTAAGTGGTGTTGCAGACACAGGTAAAAGCCTTTTTGCTGAACAATTTGCAGTTACGCAGGCAAATGAGGGAAATAATGTATTGTATGTTACTGTTGAGACACCTGCTGAGTTTTTGTACTCATCACTGTTATTTCGTGCAAATGCAATGAATATCGACAAATCTAAAGTGGAAGAAAACATTTATATACTTGATGTAACAAGAGATTTTAACATACGTGGAAACATAAACAATTTTATAAAGACTATTGATAATGCCGCATCAAAGTTTAACATAAAAAATGTGGTTATTGACTCTATTACTGGATTTTTTGAATCAAAGGAAATCTATGCACGTGAAATTGTAAGAACAATTTATAACTTTTTAAAATCCAAGAAATTAACTACACTTATGATTTCGCAAAAAAGAAGCGGACAGGAACACTTGTCAGCTGAGGCGGCAGGCGGATATGCTGTGAGCCACATTGTAGATGGTACAATTGTATTTTCAAAACAGGTTATCATGAACAAGTTTGACAGCTCTACTTTTAAAAAACCAATTGGGGAGGTTATACGTCTTTTGAGGGTTGATGGCTGCAGAATGTGCGGTCACGACTCAAAAACATATGTGTTTGAAATAGATCAAACAGGACTTATAAAGGTTTTATATCCTCTTACAAGTATTACAAATTCGAATTTAAACGAAAAAAACTAA
- a CDS encoding M56 family metallopeptidase encodes MLWIKNVIANLIFLILYFSVMTGLKIYIVSRYEKSVEKEKEATKLNTFLIRSIFLVNLIFGVAGSIFIIVLNSDKFTFSRHFYLFIIYFIEIFIISIFFATSIQAKILNQKLKNAFFLRQIVSGFLGLVLMVGIIFLPIVQISRTGDIKYLYFLSVAIFVGNYLFYLVIFNLQYPKRKLKENEGKIIKDTLKKFEIESIEVEVLDTLGQKFANLFAAGLFKQKLLVTSYALENLKEEEIKAAVVHEIGHIKAKHGRKILFGWFVAILYYLSFVFGLESIANYFVSNCEFYNFIQIVVFLVGTIQFLFLPSFISRTAEIEADLFVLKSGIKREEYESALKTLYAINYIKGDISNALEKVQSHPSLKNRIKILAEAENKLEREYEHKLNKICNNLTAACALFATVYLIFGVILS; translated from the coding sequence GTGCTGTGGATTAAAAACGTCATAGCAAATCTGATATTTTTGATATTATATTTTTCTGTTATGACAGGGCTCAAAATATATATTGTGTCAAGGTATGAAAAAAGTGTGGAGAAAGAGAAGGAAGCAACTAAGTTAAACACATTTTTAATAAGATCAATATTTTTGGTTAATTTAATATTTGGTGTAGCTGGTAGTATATTTATTATAGTATTAAATTCCGATAAATTTACTTTTTCCAGGCACTTTTATTTATTCATAATCTATTTTATTGAAATTTTTATAATTTCAATCTTTTTTGCAACCTCTATTCAAGCTAAAATTTTAAATCAAAAGTTAAAAAATGCATTTTTTCTGCGACAAATTGTGTCTGGATTTTTAGGTTTAGTTTTGATGGTTGGTATAATCTTTTTGCCTATTGTTCAAATTTCGAGGACAGGGGATATCAAATATTTATATTTTTTGTCTGTTGCCATTTTTGTCGGTAATTACTTATTTTACTTAGTAATTTTTAATCTGCAGTATCCGAAAAGAAAACTCAAAGAAAATGAAGGGAAGATAATAAAAGATACTTTAAAAAAATTTGAAATTGAATCAATCGAGGTAGAAGTTCTTGATACACTTGGTCAAAAGTTTGCAAATCTTTTTGCAGCAGGTTTGTTCAAACAAAAGCTTTTGGTAACCTCATATGCTCTAGAAAACCTAAAGGAAGAAGAGATTAAAGCAGCTGTAGTTCACGAAATTGGTCATATTAAAGCAAAACATGGACGAAAAATTCTATTTGGTTGGTTTGTTGCAATACTTTATTACTTAAGTTTTGTGTTTGGTCTTGAAAGCATTGCTAATTATTTTGTTTCAAATTGTGAGTTTTATAATTTCATACAAATAGTAGTTTTTTTAGTTGGAACCATTCAATTCTTGTTTTTACCCAGCTTTATTAGCCGAACTGCCGAAATAGAAGCTGATTTGTTTGTTTTGAAAAGTGGTATAAAAAGAGAAGAGTATGAAAGTGCTCTAAAAACTTTGTATGCTATCAATTACATAAAAGGTGATATTTCGAATGCTTTAGAAAAAGTTCAGTCACACCCTTCGCTCAAAAATAGGATTAAGATATTAGCTGAAGCTGAAAACAAATTGGAAAGGGAATATGAGCACAAATTAAACAAAATTTGCAATAACTTAACAGCAGCCTGTGCATTATTTGCCACTGTTTATCTTATCTTTGGTGTTATTTTATCCTAA